Below is a genomic region from Bacillus mycoides.
CCATGCATATACAAAATCTTGTGCTCGAACTGGATCACCATTTGACCATTTTGCATCACGTAATTCAAATGTATATGTCTTTTTATCTTCACTAATCTTCACGTCTTTGGCCATACCTGGAGTTGGTTTATTATCTTTATCTAGACGATATAATCCTTCCATTGCATTTACAAATACACGGAAAGATACAGAATCTGTTGATTTAGATGTATCCATTGACGGAATTTCAGCTGTTTCTAGCAAATTTAAAACTTGTTTATCTGCCATTCCCTTACTTGATTCTTTCTTCGTTGTCGAAGCCTTCTCCCCATTCCCACATCCCGCAACCAGTACACTAGTCGATAACGCAAGTGCAGCAATTGTTGTTGTCTTTCTCTTCATTCTTCCTTCCCCCAATCTATATGTATAAGTTAAAACTTGTATAATATATTTTATTATACAAAAAATTCTGATTATTTTAAATATTTATTTTCATAAAAAGAAAAAAAGCGGTCAGAAATTGCTTTCCCTCCGCTTTGTTGAATAGCATTTACTTGTAAGCCATCCTCTATATCAAATGGATTTTGAACTTTAAATATTTCCTCCATTATCTTCAAAAACTCTTCTTCATTTTTAGATTCACCGTTAATCGTAAGTGAATATGGTTCCACTTCTCCCAATTTATAATCAACAATAAATTGAATTGTAACTTTTTGTCTTGGCATCCCTGGGCTGTATCCTTGAAATTCTACTAATTCCATACCTTCCGAACCACGATAATATATCCACCCTGAATTTTGAAAATAGCTTTCAAACGATTCACCAATCGAAAAGAACGGATATTCATAAAGCGAACTTGTACGTACTTTTTGTATAATATCTCGATCAGTCGGAAAAAAGAAATGACTGAAAAAAATACTAGCAACTGCTAAAATAGTAACGATTGTTGCTCCCATTTTACTCGTTCCACCACTATCATGGATCAGATAATTTTCAACCGATTCATCTTTAATTCCCCGTGCTTTTATTCGATATATACGCCTTTCTGCAAATTGATAATATAATCCATTTGCAAAAATCCCCATCCCAAATAGAATGAAAATGAGTAATAAAAACGTAAGAGGCACCATATTAATGATTGGCAACGCTACGTTGAACCCCATATAATAAGAAAATGCATCACATGCTACTAATAACAGTATAAATAAAGCAGCAGGTAAATAATACTTACGATATCCAAGCCAACCTACATTGAAAATAGCAGCCAAACCATTCCAGCTCCACCTAGCAATTCGCTTATTCTCAAGCTCCCATTTTCTTTTGTAATATGGATATTGTCTCCCTACATATACTTCTAATTCTTTGTCTATTAGCGAGCTTTCTTCACCTTGTTTATTATGCAAGTTCCGTTGACAATTTGCACAATTCAACTGATCATTAATACAAGGTCGCCCACAATTTATACATTTCAAAACAATCCCTCTTTCCATCCATACTTCATTTTAATATGCCTTCATGCTTCAATAACCACTCTTTCCTCCATAAACCACCTGCATACCCAACAAGTTTTCCACTCTTTCCTATTACACGATGACATGGAACGATAATTGAAATTGGATTCCGGCTATTTGCCCCTCCTATCGCTCGTACAGCTTTCGTATTCCCAACCTTATCTGCAATATCTAAATATGAAGCACTTACGCCATATGGTACGGTGTAAAGTGCTTCCCATACATTCTTTTGGAATGGTGTTCCTTCAGCAGACAATGGAACTGTAAACTCTTTTCTTTTTCCTTCAAAGTATTCATCTAATTCATTTATACATTGTTCAACAAGTTCATTTTTATGTTCTTCTTTTCTTTCTTCAACAAATATAACAGACGTAATCCCTTTCGTATTCGCTGTAATTTCCAGCAAACCTAATTCACTTTCATAATAAGCCTGATACATATGTCATCCTCCAATTCAATTCATATTAGCCATTGTAACACGAATAGACGAAATTTTTCGTATAAGCGTTTTATTAGGGAAACAAAAAAGAGGATGATACAATGTAAGAAAATTCAATCAAGGGGGATATTTGATGGAGCTTCAACTT
It encodes:
- a CDS encoding methylated-DNA--[protein]-cysteine S-methyltransferase, whose amino-acid sequence is MYQAYYESELGLLEITANTKGITSVIFVEERKEEHKNELVEQCINELDEYFEGKRKEFTVPLSAEGTPFQKNVWEALYTVPYGVSASYLDIADKVGNTKAVRAIGGANSRNPISIIVPCHRVIGKSGKLVGYAGGLWRKEWLLKHEGILK
- a CDS encoding DUF2628 domain-containing protein, producing MKCINCGRPCINDQLNCANCQRNLHNKQGEESSLIDKELEVYVGRQYPYYKRKWELENKRIARWSWNGLAAIFNVGWLGYRKYYLPAALFILLLVACDAFSYYMGFNVALPIINMVPLTFLLLIFILFGMGIFANGLYYQFAERRIYRIKARGIKDESVENYLIHDSGGTSKMGATIVTILAVASIFFSHFFFPTDRDIIQKVRTSSLYEYPFFSIGESFESYFQNSGWIYYRGSEGMELVEFQGYSPGMPRQKVTIQFIVDYKLGEVEPYSLTINGESKNEEEFLKIMEEIFKVQNPFDIEDGLQVNAIQQSGGKAISDRFFSFYENKYLK